The genome window TACATTGGCATATTATGTAGTTGCTGTAAAAGACAAAAAAGTAGTAGCATATGGTGGACTGTGGTTTGTGGTAGACGAAGGACATATAACCAATATAGCAGTTCATCCAGATTATAGAGGATTGGGTATTGGTAATGTTATTGTTGAAGAACTTATTAGAGTGTGTGAGGAAAGAAAGTTAAGTAGAATGACATTAGAGGTAAGAAAATCTAATAATATTGCTCAGTCGTTATATAAGAAATATGGATTTGAGTCTAAAGGAATTAGACCTGGATATTATCAAGATACAAAAGAGGACGCAATAATTATGTGGAAAGAGCTACGGTAGAAGAAATTGAAAATGTAAAATTAAAAATGTAAAATAAAGGGCATAAAAGGAACGTATAAGTAGACGTATAAAATGACTGAAGTTTTGTAGCATATGTAGTTTGCACTTCAGTGTGAGGTTAATGCATTAGAGTAAAAATAAAAAACGTTCATATACATACTAATTTGGCTACTGGCTGCTAGCTATTAGCTGTTAGCCAAATACTTTTGTTGTCGAGGGA of Caldisalinibacter kiritimatiensis contains these proteins:
- the rimI gene encoding ribosomal protein S18-alanine N-acetyltransferase: MEKNNDDVIARKMTLDDLDEVMDIENKSFTTPWSRNAFITEVGKNTLAYYVVAVKDKKVVAYGGLWFVVDEGHITNIAVHPDYRGLGIGNVIVEELIRVCEERKLSRMTLEVRKSNNIAQSLYKKYGFESKGIRPGYYQDTKEDAIIMWKELR